The following are encoded together in the Brassica napus cultivar Da-Ae chromosome A9, Da-Ae, whole genome shotgun sequence genome:
- the LOC106419803 gene encoding NF-X1-type zinc finger protein NFXL1-like yields MSPQFRRDRSRFNPQQTWVSRGSSTSISVVNEPTERSSESLHAGSTASRPVYLQSHHNGSGHSPYNQHQRSNVTAPPPPNNAPGTRPDNRQRVASNTRPVNESKRVVKEEKIVVTDPNLPQLVQEIQEKLVKSSIECMICYDKVIRSANIWSCSSCYSIFHMHCIKRWARAPTSIDLSAEKNQGDNWRCPGCQSVQLTSSREISYRCFCGKRKDPPSDPYLTPHSCGEPCGKPLEKDFAAKEDLCPHVCVLQCHPGPCPPCKAFAPPRSCPCGKKMFHTRCSERRSLLVCSQRCEKLLSCGRHRCERSCHVGNCEPCQVLVTATCFCKKKVESFVCGDVNVKGELKVEDGVYTCNLKCGKRLGCGNHLCSEVCHAGPCGDCDLLPSRVKTCYCGRTQLEEQIRGSCLDPVPSCSNVCLKLLPCGLHTCAEVCHSGDCPPCLVQVNQKCRCESTSRTVECYITTSSEFVCVKPCGRKKNCGRHRCSKRCHLSSDLDTHLCQLPCGKNLRCLQHSCESLCHSGHCPPCFEVIFTDLTCACGRASIPPPLPCGTPVPTCQLPCSVPQPCGHSATHGCHFGDCPPCSAPVEKKCVGGHVVLRNIPCGLRDIKCNKVCGKTRRCGMHACARACHLEPCDTYSESEAGLRVVTCGQTCGAPRRDCKHTCASLCHPSQPCPDSRCEFPVTITCSCGRITATVPCDAGSNLRVESLYEASVLQKLPTTLQRVESSGNRIPLGQRKLSCDDECVKLECKRVDITPLNLDYVHFSENSAMTEIISDIYRRDPKWVQAVEERFKLLVLGKARGSVSSAIKVHVFCPMQKDKRDTVRLLAERWKLAVKNAGWEPKRFTVVHVTQKSKPPTRIIGARGSEGGPHPPCFDPVVDMDPRLVVSLLDLPREVNVNALVLRFGGECVLVWLNDKNALVIFHDHARAVTAMRRLDHGSVYHGAVVVQNGSQSPSLGNAMGSSSCDAQKANPWKKAVIQESDDETWGAEDSSNRGSSTDIQASTWRSATSNTPTLNSVNRWSVLEPEKPLVKTEGSSSSKSASKPVESSSEELVDD; encoded by the coding sequence ATGAGCCCTCAATTTAGGAGAGATAGGTCTCGCTTCAATCCTCAGCAAACATGGGTTTCTAGAGGTTCATCTACCTCCATATCAGTAGTAAATGAGCCTACAGAGAGAAGTTCTGAAAGCCTTCACGCTGGTTCTACTGCTTCACGTCCTGTTTATCTGCAAAGTCACCATAACGGTTCTGGTCACTCTCCCTATAACCAGCACCAAAGGAGTAATGTTACTGCTCCACCTCCACCTAATAATGCTCCAGGAACTCGGCCTGATAATCGCCAAAGAGTTGCATCTAATACTCGGCCTGTGAACGAGTCGAAAAGGGTAGTTAAGGAGGAGAAGATTGTGGTGACAGACCCAAACTTGCCTCAGCTCGTTCAAGAGATACAAGAGAAGCTGGTGAAGAGTTCTATCGAGTGTATGATTTGTTACGACAAGGTTATTCGGTCTGCGAATATATGGTCTTGCTCCAGCTGTTACTCCATCTTCCATATGCATTGTATCAAGAGATGGGCTCGAGCACCAACTTCCATTGATTTGTCGGCTGAGAAAAACCAAGGCGATAACTGGAGATGTCCAGGTTGCCAATCTGTACAGTTGACGTCATCGAGAGAGATAAGCTACCGTTGCTTTTGCGGAAAGAGGAAAGATCCACCCTCTGATCCGTATCTGACTCCACACTCATGCGGGGAGCCATGTGGGAAGCCTCTGGAGAAAGATTTTGCTGCTAAAGAGGATCTGTGTCCTCATGTATGTGTCTTGCAGTGTCACCCCGGTCCGTGTCCTCCTTGTAAGGCGTTTGCTCCACCTCGTAGCTGTCCTTGCGGTAAAAAGATGTTCCATACTAGATGCTCTGAGAGGAGATCGCTTCTTGTATGTAGCCAGCGGTGCGAGAAGCTTCTCAGCTGTGGGCGTCATCGATGTGAAAGGTCATGTCACGTTGGCAATTGCGAGCCTTGTCAGGTACTGGTAACTGCCACGTGTTTCTGCAAGAAGAAAGTGGAGAGTTTCGTTTGCGGAGATGTGAATGTGAAGGGAGAGTTGAAAGTAGAAGACGGTGTGTATACGTGTAATCTTAAATGTGGGAAGCGGCTTGGATGTGGGAATCATTTATGTTCCGAGGTTTGCCACGCTGGACCTTGCGGAGACTGTGACTTACTACCGAGTAGAGTGAAGACTTGTTACTGTGGGAGAACACAGTTAGAAGAACAGATCAGAGGGAGTTGCTTGGACCCAGTTCCTTCTTGTTCAAACGTATGCCTTAAGCTTCTTCCTTGTGGGTTACATACTTGCGCCGAGGTGTGTCATTCAGGTGATTGCCCTCCTTGTTTGGTCCAAGTCAACCAGAAATGCAGATGTGAGTCAACATCCAGGACTGTGGAATGCTACATAACAACATCTTCAGAGTTTGTGTGCGTTAAGCCATGTGGGCGTAAGAAGAACTGTGGGAGGCATAGATGTAGCAAGCGTTGCCATTTATCTAGCGATTTGGACACACACTTATGCCAGTTACCTTGTGGTAAGAACCTAAGGTGCTTGCAGCATTCATGTGAATCGTTATGTCACAGTGGCCACTGCCCTCCTTGCTTCGAGGTGATATTCACTGATCTTACATGCGCTTGTGGAAGAGCTTCGATCCCTCCACCGCTACCGTGCGGGACGCCTGTCCCTACCTGCCAGCTTCCGTGCTCGGTTCCTCAGCCGTGTGGCCATTCCGCTACTCATGGATGCCATTTCGGAGATTGCCCTCCTTGTTCCGCCCCGGTGGAGAAGAAATGCGTTGGTGGTCATGTGGTTCTGAGGAACATACCTTGTGGGTTGAGAGACATTAAATGTAACAAGGTTTGTGGGAAGACGAGGCGTTGTGGTATGCATGCTTGTGCGAGAGCTTGTCACCTGGAGCCTTGCGACACTTACAGTGAATCTGAAGCGGGTCTGCGTGTTGTTACATGTGGACAGACTTGTGGTGCTCCTAGAAGAGATTGTAAGCACACTTGTGCATCGCTCTGCCATCCTTCTCAGCCTTGCCCTGACTCAAGATGTGAGTTTCCAGTCACTATTACATGCTCCTGTGGTCGCATAACCGCTACAGTCCCTTGTGATGCTGGCAGCAATCTTCGTGTTGAGTCTCTCTATGAAGCCTCGGTTTTGCAGAAGCTTCCAACGACGCTTCAGCGTGTTGAGTCTAGTGGAAACCGAATCCCTCTCGGTCAGAGAAAGCTTTCTTGTGATGACGAGTGTGTTAAGCTGGAGTGTAAGCGGGTTGATATCACTCCCCTTAATCTAGACTATGTACATTTCAGCGAGAACTCTGCAATGACAGAGATTATTTCAGACATCTATAGGCGTGATCCGAAGTGGGTACAAGCTGTTGAAGAGCGCTTCAAGCTCCTTGTACTTGGGAAAGCCAGAGGAAGCGTTTCAAGTGCCATCAAGGTCCACGTCTTCTGCCCTATGCAAAAGGATAAACGAGACACGGTTCGGCTTCTAGCTGAGAGGTGGAAACTCGCGGTTAAGAACGCAGGGTGGGAGCCAAAACGGTTTACAGTGGTTCACGTGACGCAAAAGTCAAAGCCACCAACACGGATCATTGGAGCTAGAGGTAGTGAGGGCGGGCCCCACCCGCCGTGTTTTGACCCGGTGGTGGATATGGATCCTAGGCTTGTGGTTTCTCTACTGGATCTCCCGAGGGAGGTGAATGTTAACGCTTTGGTACTGAGATTTGGGGGTGAATGTGTGCTTGTTTGGCTGAATGACAAGAACGCTTTGGTCATCTTCCACGATCATGCTCGAGCCGTCACTGCCATGAGGAGGCTGGACCACGGTTCTGTATACCATGGAGCTGTGGTTGTCCAGAACGGCTCACAATCTCCATCACTAGGTAATGCAATGGGGAGCTCATCCTGCGATGCTCAGAAAGCAAATCCATGGAAGAAAGCAGTGATTCAAGAGAGTGATGATGAAACCTGGGGAGCTGAAGATTCCTCTAATAGAGGATCATCTACAGATATTCAAGCCTCCACGTGGAGATCAGCAACTAGCAACACTCCAACTCTTAACTCCGTTAACCGTTGGAGTGTACTGGAGCCGGAGAAGCCATTGGTTAAGACAGAAGGGAGCAGTAGTTCAAAATCTGCCAGTAAACCAGTGGAAAGCTCCAGCGAAGAATTGGTGGATGATTAG
- the LOC106420045 gene encoding LOW QUALITY PROTEIN: protein PHLOEM PROTEIN 2-LIKE A10 (The sequence of the model RefSeq protein was modified relative to this genomic sequence to represent the inferred CDS: inserted 2 bases in 1 codon) translates to MDLLRLEDQGLSPPHKRRKWLILMAVSCVSGYGVYKVYHSLSVTTKRKRLIKILGAFLSAAETMTTVSXDVKRFLNSDSDNTPDSLKQIAKIATSNEFTSSLSTVSQAVTVGVSRGMSSFESTGIGSEPSVVDRVIDKAFSEEGGRFVSVVVGSFAKNLVLGFRSNEVKNDSEETPPWVRLLCDDKCRELLADCIERFTSTAASVYLDKTMDINTYDQIFEGLTNPKHQDSVKDLLVTVSSGALQTIVRTSHDVFTSPSSRSNIEEIKTRC, encoded by the exons ATGGACCTTCTTCGATTAGAAGATCAAGGTCTCTCTCCACCtcataaaagaagaaaatggcTGATCTTGATGGCGGTTTCCTGCGTCTCCGGTTATGGAGTCTACAAGGTTTATCATTCACTATCTGTCACCACCAAGAGGAAACGTCTTATAAAGATCCTCGGAGCTTTCCTCTCTGCAGCCGAGACCATGACCACTGTCTC AGACGTGAAGAGATTTCTCAACTCTGATTCCGACAATACCCCAGACAGCTTGAAACAGATCGCTAAGATCGCCACTTCGAATGAGTTCACGAGCTCTCTCTCTACGGTTTCTCAGGCTGTAACTGTTGGTGTCTCTCGTGGTATGTCCAGCTTTGAGTCTACAGGGATTGGTTCAGAGCCAAGTGTTGTTGATAGAGTGATTGATAAGGCTTTCTCAGAGGAAGGAGGTAGGTTCGTTTCTGTTGTGGTTGGTAGCTTTGCTAAGAATCTTGTTCTTGGGTTTCGCTCAAATGAGGTCAAGAATGATTCTGAGGAGACACCTCCATGGGTGAGATTGCTGTGTGATGATAAGTGTAGAGAGCTTTTAGCTGATTGCATTGAGAGATTCACCAGCACAGCAGCGTCTGTGTATCTCGACAAGACGATGGATATCAACACTTATGATCAGatttttgaaggtttgacgaatCCGAAACACCAGGACAGCGTAAAAGACCTTCTTGTTACAGTCTCTAGTGGTGCTCTTCAAACTATCGTCAGGACCTCTCACGATGTCTTTACATCTCCTTCTTCAAGGTCTAATATAGAAGAGATCAAGACAAGGTGTTAG
- the LOC106420032 gene encoding uncharacterized protein LOC106420032, producing the protein MRNKGQKQNKFLRIISAPLRALGKARDFYVRSITGCSARTHYSSAASVSTPFPRSRSSSSAAFSSSASTRRTTDFGIDDDYSELVRAASVRSLGHQNEIDMFLHEKLQQEKLRQRGLPKSSSVGMAKIEEEDEAEEGSVNPKMAKKVSDLKYPRSKSYAVTGSPKF; encoded by the coding sequence atgaGAAACAAGGGACAAAAACAGAACAAGTTCTTGAGAATAATCTCAGCACCTTTAAGAGCTTTAGGCAAGGCTCGTGACTTCTACGTGAGAAGCATCACCGGTTGCTCAGCTCGGACTCACTATTCATCCGCAGCCTCCGTCTCCACTCCTTTTCCAAGAAGCCGGAGCTCATCCTCCGCCGCCTTCTCCTCCTCCGCATCTACCCGGAGAACAACTGATTTTGGGATTGACGATGATTATAGCGAGCTAGTGAGAGCTGCTTCGGTTAGGAGCTTAGGGCACCAGAATGAGATCGACATGTTTTTACACGAGAAGTTGCAACAAGAGAAGCTGAGGCAAAGAGGCTTGCCGAAGAGCTCGAGCGTGGGGATGGCGAAGATAGAGGAAGAGGATGAAGCAGAGGAAGGATCTGTGAATCCCAAGATGGCAAAGAAAGTTTCTGATCTCAAGTATCCTCGTAGCAAATCATATGCTGTTACTGGTAGccctaaattttag
- the LOC106420180 gene encoding calcium-transporting ATPase 3, endoplasmic reticulum-type isoform X2: MEDAYARSVSEVLDFFGVDPAKGLSDSQVDHHSRMYGRNGTPFWKLVLKQFDDLLVKILIVAAIVSFVLALANGETGLTAFLEPFVILLILAANAAVGVITETNAEKALEELRAYQANIATVLRNGCFSILPASELVPGDIVEVTVGCKIPADLRIIEMSSNEFRVDQAILTGESCSVEKDVECTSTTNAVYQDKKNILFSGTDVVAGRGRAVVIGVGSNTAMGSIHDSMLHTDDEATPLKKKLDEFGSFLAKVIAGICVLVWVVNIGHFSDPSHGGFFKGAIHYFKIAVALAVAAIPEGLPAVVTTCLALGTKKMARLNAIVRSLPSVETLGCTTVICSDKTGTLTTNMMSVSKICVVQSADHGPMISEFNVSGTTYAPEGTVFDSNDQQLDCPAQSPCLHYLAMCSSLCNDSVLQYNPDKDSYEKIGESTEVALRVLAEKVGLPGFDSMPSALNMLSKHERASYCNHYWENQFKKVYVLEFTRDRKMMSVLCSHKQMDVMFSKGAPESIIARCTKLLCNSDGSVVPLTAASRAELESRFASFGDEALRCLALAFKTVPHGQQTISYDNENDLTFIGLVGMLDPPRKEVRDAMLACMTAGIRVIVVTGDNKSTAESICKKIGAFDNMVDFSGLSYTASEFERLPAMQQTTALQRMTLFSRVEPSHKRMLVEALQNQNEVVAMTGDGVNDAPALKKADIGIAMGSGTAVAKSASDMVLADDNFASIVAAVAEGRAIYNNTKQFIRYMISSNIGEVVCIFVAAVLGIPDTLAPVQLLWVNLVTDGLPATAIGFNKQDSDVMKAKPRKVGEAVVTGWLFFRYLVIGVYVGLATVAGFIWWFIYSDGGPKLTYSELMNFETCALRETSCSIFEDRHPSTVAMTVLVVVEMFNALNNLSENQSLLVITPRSNLWLVGSIILTMVLHMLILYVHPLAVLFSVTPLSWGEWTAVLYLSFPVIIIDEVLKFLSRNTGLRFRFRLRKMDLLPKDRRDR; encoded by the exons ATGGAAGACGCTTACGCCAGATCTGTCTCCGAG gttcttgatttcttcgggGTAGATCCAGCTAAGGGTCTTTCTGATTCTCAG GTTGATCATCATTCTAGGATGTATGGCAGGAATG GAACTCCATTCTGGAAACTggttctcaaacagtttgatgATTTACTTGTTAAGATATTGATCGTGGCTGCAATTGTCTCTTTCGTATTGGCTTTGGCCAATGGAGAGACTGGCTTAACAGCATTTCTAGAACCTTTT GTAATTCTGCTGATATTGGCTGCAAATGCGGCAGTGGGAGTGATTACAGAAACTAATGCTGAGAAGGCTCTTGAG GAGTTACGAGCCTACCAAGCAAATATAGCTACGGTGTTGCGAAATG GGTGCTTCTCTATACTACCAGCATCAGAGCTGGTGCCAGGTGACATTGTTGAAGTGACTG TGGGCTGTAAGATTCCAGCTGACCTTAGAATAATTGAGATGTCGAGCAATGAGTTTCGAGTCGATCAAGCAATTCTGACTG GTGAAAGCTGTTCTGTGGAGAAAGATGTTGAATGTACTTCAACAACAAATGCTGTCTACCAagacaagaaaaatattttattttcg GGAACTGATGTGGTCGCGGGTAGGGGGAGGGCTGTTGTCATTGGAGTTGGTTCAAACACCGCGATGGGTAGCATACACGATTCTATGTTGCATACAGATGAT GAGGCAACTCCATTGAAAAAGAAGCTGGACGAGTTTGGCAGCTTTTTGGCTAAG GTTATTGCGGGGATTTGTGTTCTTGTGTGGGTTGTCAATATTGGTCACTTCAGTGACCCTTCTCATGGTGGCTTTTTCAAAGGCGCAATTCACTATTTTAAG ATTGCAGTTGCCCTTGCTGTTGCAGCTATTCCTGAAGGACTTCCTGCAGTTGTTACGAC GTGTTTAGCTCTTGGAACAAAGAAAATGGCTCGTTTGAATGCGATTGTACGGTCATTGCCATCTGTCGAGACGCTTGGTTGCACTACAGTGATTTGCAGTGACAAGACTGGAACATTGACCACCAATATGATGTCGGTGTCTAAG ATATGTGTAGTCCAATCTGCAGACCATGGTCCTATGATAAGTGAGTTCAATGTTAGTGGGACAACTTATGCACCAGAAGGTACTGTCTTTGACAGCAACGATCAGCAG CTTGACTGCCCTGCCCAATCACCATGCCTTCACTATTTAGCAATGTGTTCATCACTCTGCAATGACTCTGTTTTGCAATACAATCCAGACAAGGATTCTTATGAAAAAATTGGAGAGTCAACTGAAGTTGCTCTTCGAGTTCTTGCAGAAAAG GTTGGCCTCCCTGGTTTTGATTCAATGCCTTCTGCTCTAAACATGTTGAGCAAGCATGAACGTGCATCATACTGCAACCATTATTgggaaaaccaatttaaaaag GTTTATGTTTTGGAGTTTACACGTGACCGCAAAATGATGAGCGTCCTATGTAGCCATAAGCAAATGGATGTAATGTTTTCAAAGGGTGCTCCAGAAAGTATAATTGCTCGGTGTACTAAACTTCTCTGCAACAGTGATGGTTCTGTTGTTCCTCTCACTGCTGCTTCCCGTGCAGAGCTTGAGTCTAGATTCGCCAG TTTTGGAGATGAAGCATTGAGATGCTTAGCATTAGCCTTCAAAACCGTTCCCCATGGTCAGCAAACTATTTCCTATGATAATGAGAACGACCTGACGTTTATTGGGTTG GTGGGAATGCTTGATCCACCAAGAAAAGAAGTGAGAGATGCTATGCTTGCGTGTATGACTGCTGGGATTCGTGTTATAGTTGTCACTGGGGATAACAAG TCCACAGCAGAGtcaatatgtaaaaaaataggGGCATTCGACAATATGGTCGACTTTTCTGGTCTGTCTTATACGGCTTCTGAATTTGAACGGCTCCCAGCGATGCAACAAACTACAGCATTGCAACGGATGACACTTTTTTCCAG GGTTGAACCTTCCCACAAAAGGATGCTTGTTGAAGCCCTACAGAACCAAAATGAAGTG GTGGCAATGACTGGTGACGGCGTAAATGATGCCCCTGCATTGAAGAAAGCTGACATTGGGATTGCCATGGGTTCTGGAACAGCTGTAGCAAAG AGCGCTTCAGATATGGTTTTGGCTGATGATAATTTTGCTTCAATAGTTGCG GCTGTTGCAGAAGGAAGGGCTATATATAATAACACTAAGCAATTCATTAGATACATGATCTCTTCAAATATCGGGGAAGTGGTTTGTATATTTGTAGCAGCTGTACTGGGAATTCCTGATACCCTGGCACCT GTTCAACTTTTGTGGGTCAATTTGGTAACGGATGGATTGCCTGCCACTGCCATTGGCTTCAACAAACAAGATTCCGATGTTATGAAGGCAAAACCCCGAAAG GTTGGTGAAGCAGTGGTCACTGGGTGGTTATTCTTCCGCTATTTGGTTATCGGAG TTTATGTCGGTCTGGCAACTGTTGCTGGCTTTATATGGTGGTTTATTTACTCTGATGGTGGTCCTAAACTTACTTACAGTGAACTG ATGAACTTTGAAACGTGCGCACTTAGAGAGACAAGTTGCAGCATATTTGAGGATCGACATCCATCAACAGTGGCTATGACAGTGCTTGTTGTAGTAGAGATGTTTAATGCTCTAAATAACCTCAGCGAAAATCAATCCCTTCT GGTTATAACCCCAAGGAGTAATTTATGGCTCGTTGGTTCAATTATCCTGACGATGGTTCTGCACATGCTAATATTATATGTTCACCCACTAGCAGTCTTATTTTCT GTCACGCCCTTGTCCTGGGGCGAATGGACTGCCGTTCTGTATCTTTCGTTTCCA GTTATCATCATTGATGAGGTTCTGAAGTTCCTCTCTAGAAACACCG GCTTGAGGTTCAGGTTCAGATTAAGAAAGATGGACTTACTCCCCAAGGACCGGCGTGACAGGTAG
- the LOC106420180 gene encoding calcium-transporting ATPase 3, endoplasmic reticulum-type isoform X1 has translation MEDAYARSVSEVLDFFGVDPAKGLSDSQVDHHSRMYGRNVLPEEKRTPFWKLVLKQFDDLLVKILIVAAIVSFVLALANGETGLTAFLEPFVILLILAANAAVGVITETNAEKALEELRAYQANIATVLRNGCFSILPASELVPGDIVEVTVGCKIPADLRIIEMSSNEFRVDQAILTGESCSVEKDVECTSTTNAVYQDKKNILFSGTDVVAGRGRAVVIGVGSNTAMGSIHDSMLHTDDEATPLKKKLDEFGSFLAKVIAGICVLVWVVNIGHFSDPSHGGFFKGAIHYFKIAVALAVAAIPEGLPAVVTTCLALGTKKMARLNAIVRSLPSVETLGCTTVICSDKTGTLTTNMMSVSKICVVQSADHGPMISEFNVSGTTYAPEGTVFDSNDQQLDCPAQSPCLHYLAMCSSLCNDSVLQYNPDKDSYEKIGESTEVALRVLAEKVGLPGFDSMPSALNMLSKHERASYCNHYWENQFKKVYVLEFTRDRKMMSVLCSHKQMDVMFSKGAPESIIARCTKLLCNSDGSVVPLTAASRAELESRFASFGDEALRCLALAFKTVPHGQQTISYDNENDLTFIGLVGMLDPPRKEVRDAMLACMTAGIRVIVVTGDNKSTAESICKKIGAFDNMVDFSGLSYTASEFERLPAMQQTTALQRMTLFSRVEPSHKRMLVEALQNQNEVVAMTGDGVNDAPALKKADIGIAMGSGTAVAKSASDMVLADDNFASIVAAVAEGRAIYNNTKQFIRYMISSNIGEVVCIFVAAVLGIPDTLAPVQLLWVNLVTDGLPATAIGFNKQDSDVMKAKPRKVGEAVVTGWLFFRYLVIGVYVGLATVAGFIWWFIYSDGGPKLTYSELMNFETCALRETSCSIFEDRHPSTVAMTVLVVVEMFNALNNLSENQSLLVITPRSNLWLVGSIILTMVLHMLILYVHPLAVLFSVTPLSWGEWTAVLYLSFPVIIIDEVLKFLSRNTGLRFRFRLRKMDLLPKDRRDR, from the exons ATGGAAGACGCTTACGCCAGATCTGTCTCCGAG gttcttgatttcttcgggGTAGATCCAGCTAAGGGTCTTTCTGATTCTCAG GTTGATCATCATTCTAGGATGTATGGCAGGAATG TACTGCCCGAAGAGAAAA GAACTCCATTCTGGAAACTggttctcaaacagtttgatgATTTACTTGTTAAGATATTGATCGTGGCTGCAATTGTCTCTTTCGTATTGGCTTTGGCCAATGGAGAGACTGGCTTAACAGCATTTCTAGAACCTTTT GTAATTCTGCTGATATTGGCTGCAAATGCGGCAGTGGGAGTGATTACAGAAACTAATGCTGAGAAGGCTCTTGAG GAGTTACGAGCCTACCAAGCAAATATAGCTACGGTGTTGCGAAATG GGTGCTTCTCTATACTACCAGCATCAGAGCTGGTGCCAGGTGACATTGTTGAAGTGACTG TGGGCTGTAAGATTCCAGCTGACCTTAGAATAATTGAGATGTCGAGCAATGAGTTTCGAGTCGATCAAGCAATTCTGACTG GTGAAAGCTGTTCTGTGGAGAAAGATGTTGAATGTACTTCAACAACAAATGCTGTCTACCAagacaagaaaaatattttattttcg GGAACTGATGTGGTCGCGGGTAGGGGGAGGGCTGTTGTCATTGGAGTTGGTTCAAACACCGCGATGGGTAGCATACACGATTCTATGTTGCATACAGATGAT GAGGCAACTCCATTGAAAAAGAAGCTGGACGAGTTTGGCAGCTTTTTGGCTAAG GTTATTGCGGGGATTTGTGTTCTTGTGTGGGTTGTCAATATTGGTCACTTCAGTGACCCTTCTCATGGTGGCTTTTTCAAAGGCGCAATTCACTATTTTAAG ATTGCAGTTGCCCTTGCTGTTGCAGCTATTCCTGAAGGACTTCCTGCAGTTGTTACGAC GTGTTTAGCTCTTGGAACAAAGAAAATGGCTCGTTTGAATGCGATTGTACGGTCATTGCCATCTGTCGAGACGCTTGGTTGCACTACAGTGATTTGCAGTGACAAGACTGGAACATTGACCACCAATATGATGTCGGTGTCTAAG ATATGTGTAGTCCAATCTGCAGACCATGGTCCTATGATAAGTGAGTTCAATGTTAGTGGGACAACTTATGCACCAGAAGGTACTGTCTTTGACAGCAACGATCAGCAG CTTGACTGCCCTGCCCAATCACCATGCCTTCACTATTTAGCAATGTGTTCATCACTCTGCAATGACTCTGTTTTGCAATACAATCCAGACAAGGATTCTTATGAAAAAATTGGAGAGTCAACTGAAGTTGCTCTTCGAGTTCTTGCAGAAAAG GTTGGCCTCCCTGGTTTTGATTCAATGCCTTCTGCTCTAAACATGTTGAGCAAGCATGAACGTGCATCATACTGCAACCATTATTgggaaaaccaatttaaaaag GTTTATGTTTTGGAGTTTACACGTGACCGCAAAATGATGAGCGTCCTATGTAGCCATAAGCAAATGGATGTAATGTTTTCAAAGGGTGCTCCAGAAAGTATAATTGCTCGGTGTACTAAACTTCTCTGCAACAGTGATGGTTCTGTTGTTCCTCTCACTGCTGCTTCCCGTGCAGAGCTTGAGTCTAGATTCGCCAG TTTTGGAGATGAAGCATTGAGATGCTTAGCATTAGCCTTCAAAACCGTTCCCCATGGTCAGCAAACTATTTCCTATGATAATGAGAACGACCTGACGTTTATTGGGTTG GTGGGAATGCTTGATCCACCAAGAAAAGAAGTGAGAGATGCTATGCTTGCGTGTATGACTGCTGGGATTCGTGTTATAGTTGTCACTGGGGATAACAAG TCCACAGCAGAGtcaatatgtaaaaaaataggGGCATTCGACAATATGGTCGACTTTTCTGGTCTGTCTTATACGGCTTCTGAATTTGAACGGCTCCCAGCGATGCAACAAACTACAGCATTGCAACGGATGACACTTTTTTCCAG GGTTGAACCTTCCCACAAAAGGATGCTTGTTGAAGCCCTACAGAACCAAAATGAAGTG GTGGCAATGACTGGTGACGGCGTAAATGATGCCCCTGCATTGAAGAAAGCTGACATTGGGATTGCCATGGGTTCTGGAACAGCTGTAGCAAAG AGCGCTTCAGATATGGTTTTGGCTGATGATAATTTTGCTTCAATAGTTGCG GCTGTTGCAGAAGGAAGGGCTATATATAATAACACTAAGCAATTCATTAGATACATGATCTCTTCAAATATCGGGGAAGTGGTTTGTATATTTGTAGCAGCTGTACTGGGAATTCCTGATACCCTGGCACCT GTTCAACTTTTGTGGGTCAATTTGGTAACGGATGGATTGCCTGCCACTGCCATTGGCTTCAACAAACAAGATTCCGATGTTATGAAGGCAAAACCCCGAAAG GTTGGTGAAGCAGTGGTCACTGGGTGGTTATTCTTCCGCTATTTGGTTATCGGAG TTTATGTCGGTCTGGCAACTGTTGCTGGCTTTATATGGTGGTTTATTTACTCTGATGGTGGTCCTAAACTTACTTACAGTGAACTG ATGAACTTTGAAACGTGCGCACTTAGAGAGACAAGTTGCAGCATATTTGAGGATCGACATCCATCAACAGTGGCTATGACAGTGCTTGTTGTAGTAGAGATGTTTAATGCTCTAAATAACCTCAGCGAAAATCAATCCCTTCT GGTTATAACCCCAAGGAGTAATTTATGGCTCGTTGGTTCAATTATCCTGACGATGGTTCTGCACATGCTAATATTATATGTTCACCCACTAGCAGTCTTATTTTCT GTCACGCCCTTGTCCTGGGGCGAATGGACTGCCGTTCTGTATCTTTCGTTTCCA GTTATCATCATTGATGAGGTTCTGAAGTTCCTCTCTAGAAACACCG GCTTGAGGTTCAGGTTCAGATTAAGAAAGATGGACTTACTCCCCAAGGACCGGCGTGACAGGTAG